A window of the Glaciimonas sp. CA11.2 genome harbors these coding sequences:
- a CDS encoding ABC transporter ATP-binding protein, protein MTNPIFKTEGLIVGYGGRPVLDGVNIELRSNEVLCLIGHNGAGKSTLLKTLFGLIPHQGGQMFLDGKPLPVSEPRALTASGISLMPEGRGIFPGLTVAETLKMGLWAAGVPQNERSDRLEWVMSVLPLLRTFYDRPAGTLSGGQQQMVSIGRALLSKPRCLLMDEPSIGLAPKLFQDLLRPIRELHEQTGMSILLVEQNVKEALKISDRVIVMKSGAIIREALPEELSDNAKLMELY, encoded by the coding sequence ATGACCAACCCTATATTTAAGACCGAAGGACTGATAGTTGGTTATGGCGGTCGGCCGGTTCTCGATGGCGTGAATATCGAACTGCGCTCCAATGAAGTGCTTTGTCTGATCGGTCATAACGGGGCCGGAAAATCGACCTTACTCAAAACATTGTTTGGGTTGATTCCCCATCAAGGCGGACAGATGTTTCTGGATGGCAAGCCGTTGCCAGTCTCCGAACCGCGCGCGCTGACCGCGTCCGGTATTTCTCTGATGCCGGAAGGCCGTGGCATCTTTCCCGGTTTAACGGTCGCCGAAACTTTAAAGATGGGTTTGTGGGCGGCAGGCGTTCCGCAGAACGAGCGCAGTGATCGACTTGAATGGGTGATGTCGGTATTGCCGCTGTTGCGGACTTTCTATGATCGTCCGGCGGGGACACTGTCCGGCGGGCAACAGCAGATGGTATCGATTGGACGGGCGCTGCTCAGCAAACCGCGTTGTCTTTTGATGGATGAACCATCGATTGGCCTTGCGCCAAAACTGTTTCAGGATCTGTTACGACCGATTCGCGAATTGCATGAGCAGACTGGTATGTCGATTCTGCTGGTGGAACAGAACGTCAAAGAGGCACTGAAAATTTCTGACCGCGTGATCGTCATGAAGTCGGGTGCCATTATTAGAGAGGCGCTGCCGGAAGAATTGTCTGACAACGCCAAATTGATGGAGCTTTATTGA
- a CDS encoding AMP-binding protein, producing MSSLLTISELLSRQARQHPDQIAFIDGDHETSYGEFDRLCNNTAAWLSDQGIGPGDRVAVWLVNRIEWLTLYFGLARLGASLVTVNTRYRSHELEYILERSQAKMLVLQLNFRKIDFPAILRDVNHAAASMLTCVAVVDADEGMPTSVLGKPTVGFHLDRLPDATVPDRGSEDALSILFTTSGTTSQPKLVMHLQRSIALHSQRAAKAYGFEDAGARLLGALPFCGVYGFNAAFAAFSAGIPVVIMDTFDAESAAQLINQHKVTHVFGSDEMYRRLVDQRGGYDPFPTARVFGFASFQPGLSEFAQESWRRRIPMTGLYGSSEVQALFSLQSATLPITQRIEGGGVPASHDAEIRIRDVDTGELLPAGVSGVIEIRAQTNFAGYLDNLEATEKAIDKDGFFRTGDVGLLREDGSFVYQTRLGDAIRLGGYLVSPVEIEDVLKAMPGVADVQVVAVDIARQIRSVAFVIALPNQVLQESEMIATAAASMAGFKVPARIWMVDEFPTTQSPNGIKIQRAKLREMALQRIAQA from the coding sequence ATGTCCTCTTTGCTGACTATTTCAGAATTATTATCGCGTCAAGCGAGGCAGCACCCCGATCAGATTGCCTTTATCGATGGTGATCACGAAACGTCTTATGGTGAATTCGATCGCCTTTGCAACAATACTGCGGCGTGGTTATCCGATCAGGGTATCGGGCCGGGCGACCGGGTGGCGGTGTGGCTTGTTAATCGGATTGAATGGCTGACTTTATACTTTGGATTAGCCCGACTCGGAGCGTCGCTGGTCACAGTCAATACCCGCTATCGTTCGCACGAGTTGGAGTACATTCTTGAGCGCTCGCAAGCAAAGATGCTGGTGCTTCAGCTAAATTTTCGTAAAATCGACTTTCCAGCTATCTTACGTGACGTTAATCATGCAGCCGCCAGCATGCTCACCTGCGTGGCGGTAGTCGATGCGGATGAGGGCATGCCAACCAGTGTTCTCGGCAAACCGACAGTCGGTTTCCATCTTGACAGATTGCCGGATGCTACGGTGCCGGATCGTGGCTCTGAGGACGCACTAAGTATTCTGTTCACAACCTCCGGGACCACCAGCCAGCCCAAGTTGGTCATGCATTTGCAGCGCTCTATTGCCCTGCATAGCCAGCGTGCGGCAAAAGCGTATGGCTTTGAGGATGCCGGTGCACGCCTTTTGGGTGCGCTGCCATTTTGTGGCGTATATGGATTTAATGCAGCATTTGCAGCATTTTCAGCTGGTATACCGGTGGTGATCATGGATACCTTTGATGCAGAGTCGGCAGCACAGTTGATTAATCAGCACAAGGTCACCCATGTATTCGGTAGTGACGAAATGTATCGTCGGCTGGTTGATCAGCGGGGCGGGTACGATCCTTTTCCAACGGCACGCGTGTTCGGTTTTGCCAGCTTTCAGCCGGGCCTGAGCGAGTTCGCCCAAGAGTCCTGGCGGCGTCGGATTCCGATGACCGGACTGTACGGATCGAGCGAAGTGCAGGCACTATTTTCTTTGCAGTCCGCGACGTTGCCGATTACGCAAAGGATTGAAGGCGGCGGCGTACCAGCTAGCCATGACGCTGAAATCCGCATTCGCGACGTGGATACTGGTGAGTTGTTACCGGCGGGTGTCAGTGGAGTGATTGAGATTCGTGCACAGACCAATTTTGCAGGTTATCTGGATAATCTGGAAGCGACCGAAAAAGCAATCGACAAGGATGGTTTTTTCCGCACTGGTGATGTTGGCCTATTGCGGGAAGACGGCTCTTTTGTGTATCAGACCCGACTGGGTGATGCGATTCGTTTGGGTGGCTATCTGGTGAGCCCGGTTGAAATTGAAGATGTCTTGAAAGCCATGCCCGGTGTCGCCGATGTGCAGGTGGTCGCCGTAGATATCGCGCGTCAGATTCGTAGTGTGGCGTTTGTGATCGCACTGCCCAATCAGGTGCTGCAAGAAAGCGAGATGATTGCCACAGCAGCGGCCAGCATGGCGGGCTTTAAGGTGCCAGCACGTATCTGGATGGTCGACGAATTTCCCACCACACAAAGCCCTAACGGCATCAAGATACAACGCGCAAAATTACGCGAAATGGCTCTTCAAAGGATTGCACAGGCTTGA
- a CDS encoding MaoC/PaaZ C-terminal domain-containing protein yields the protein MRSLFFEDFKIDQTFKSSGRTITETDLTFFSMMSGDWNPIHADAEFAKETRYGERVVHGVLGIAICTGMLHELGIFGKSALAMLNLRHWNFMAPLLVGDTVHLELKIIELEVGKRGNSGRVGRQFRLINQKNVIVQEGESDILVLTHSARDAVENKG from the coding sequence ATGCGATCACTTTTTTTTGAAGATTTTAAGATTGATCAGACGTTCAAAAGCAGCGGCAGAACCATCACTGAAACGGATTTGACTTTCTTTTCCATGATGTCAGGCGACTGGAACCCTATCCATGCCGATGCAGAATTTGCCAAGGAAACCCGTTATGGTGAGCGCGTCGTACATGGGGTACTGGGCATTGCCATCTGCACCGGCATGCTGCACGAATTGGGTATTTTCGGAAAATCGGCGCTCGCCATGCTCAACTTGCGACACTGGAATTTTATGGCACCGTTACTGGTCGGCGATACGGTGCATCTGGAACTGAAAATAATCGAACTGGAAGTGGGGAAAAGGGGGAATAGCGGCCGCGTAGGACGGCAGTTTCGCCTGATCAATCAAAAAAACGTGATCGTACAAGAAGGCGAAAGCGATATTTTGGTGCTCACGCACAGCGCCAGAGATGCCGTTGAGAACAAAGGATAA
- a CDS encoding MaoC family dehydratase N-terminal domain-containing protein, translating to MLDKNYIGHKLTGFSAEANVERLRFFAKAIGQQDPIYTYILVAQKAGYPTVPLPPTFLFCLEMSAPNPAEVRDLLGIDWGKVLHGGQSFVYHQMAFAGDRLSFQGQIIDIYDKKGGALDFVVIDTRVTNQDGALVAELRKTTVVRNT from the coding sequence ATGCTCGATAAGAACTACATAGGTCACAAATTGACCGGATTCAGTGCAGAAGCGAATGTAGAGCGGCTGCGCTTTTTTGCCAAGGCCATCGGTCAGCAAGATCCGATTTATACCTATATCTTAGTGGCGCAGAAGGCGGGTTATCCGACCGTGCCGCTGCCGCCGACTTTTCTGTTCTGTCTTGAGATGTCCGCTCCTAATCCCGCGGAAGTGCGTGATCTGCTGGGCATCGATTGGGGCAAGGTGTTACATGGCGGTCAGAGCTTCGTGTATCACCAGATGGCGTTTGCCGGTGACCGCCTCAGCTTTCAGGGGCAGATTATCGATATCTACGACAAGAAGGGCGGGGCGCTCGATTTTGTAGTGATCGATACCCGTGTGACCAATCAGGACGGTGCACTGGTGGCCGAACTACGCAAAACCACCGTCGTTCGCAACACATAG
- a CDS encoding MaoC family dehydratase — MTYPSFEALAVGDAIPPFTTEPISRHTLALYAGASGDHNPIHVDLDFAKRAGMDDVFAHGMLSMAYLARLLTNWVPQTAIRSYEVRFVAVTQVAESVTCSGKVLEKFTHDGENRVRLELSTVSLDGAVKLTGEAVVSLS, encoded by the coding sequence ATGACATATCCTTCATTTGAGGCATTAGCGGTTGGTGACGCGATCCCGCCATTTACTACCGAACCGATCTCACGCCACACGCTGGCGTTGTATGCGGGCGCATCGGGTGACCATAATCCGATTCACGTTGATCTGGATTTCGCGAAACGTGCAGGGATGGACGACGTGTTCGCCCATGGCATGCTGTCAATGGCTTATCTGGCGCGTCTGCTGACTAACTGGGTGCCGCAAACGGCGATCCGTAGCTACGAGGTACGCTTTGTTGCCGTAACGCAAGTCGCTGAAAGCGTCACGTGCAGCGGCAAAGTGCTTGAGAAATTTACGCATGATGGAGAAAATCGCGTGCGGCTGGAACTGTCGACGGTGAGTCTGGACGGTGCTGTCAAGCTGACTGGTGAGGCCGTCGTTTCTCTATCGTAA
- a CDS encoding acyl-CoA dehydrogenase: MTTDSLDAFRDSARDFLSRKDQLKRLRALGDNPQSVDRAVWREMADMGWLAILVPEAEGGLGLGLREVAVIAEECGQQLLPEPFIAAAVQVTTVLCQISNSELKATLLPKLLDGALIIGLAWQERLGQLDPDSTLTSAIENGEGFSLNGRKLFVTPGSDADGWIVSADCDGTLKLFWIPAATPGLRLVDAVRVDGNVMCEMTLDGVDLSSANVLASGAAAHNALSVANDAARIAQGAELLGVMRRALAITIDYLNTRQQFGKLIGSFQALKHRAVDGYVQTELAASCLADVLTALDQGHVPRGILASRVKARCAHAALLVTRMAIQLHGAMGYTDECDIGLYLKRALHLSAWLGNASANRQRYSALQPRFTDAVESVAAPSLIRDFPHDADWDAMPEAEFRALVRGFFAQHYPEQLRNMPSRMHWNEMKDWYMTLSRQGWVAPSWPKKFGGMGLAPDKMLAWVDEQEQYGVARSPDMGIVMIGPLLIQRGNAAQQTQFLPKILSGENVWCQGYSEPGAGSDLASLRTEALIDGDEFVVTGNKTWATLAQDATHMFTLVRTDKTAKKQAGISFLLIDLNTPGVTIRPIKDIGGHEDFCEVFLDQVRVPFANLVGELNQGWGIAKALLGFERIFLGSPKQSQYALAQLTALADARGLFAGPAASAFMARYTELQLDVADLCAAYAHFADIVKRGEALPPGVSLLKIWGSETYQKICMMLVEAADEYGGSAIAADFGGLKLDVVSMLFTSTPATIYGGSSEIQRDIIAKNVLRLPD, encoded by the coding sequence ATGACAACAGATTCCCTCGACGCATTTCGTGATAGCGCACGTGATTTCTTAAGCCGTAAAGATCAACTTAAGCGCCTGCGCGCTCTGGGCGACAACCCGCAGAGTGTTGATCGTGCCGTCTGGCGGGAAATGGCCGACATGGGTTGGCTGGCTATTTTGGTGCCAGAAGCCGAAGGCGGACTTGGTCTGGGATTGCGTGAAGTGGCGGTTATCGCCGAAGAATGCGGTCAACAATTATTGCCAGAACCGTTCATCGCCGCCGCTGTGCAGGTCACCACCGTATTGTGTCAGATATCCAATAGCGAGCTGAAAGCCACATTGTTACCGAAGCTATTGGACGGCGCGCTAATTATTGGTCTGGCGTGGCAAGAGCGGCTTGGGCAACTTGATCCAGATAGTACACTCACCAGCGCCATCGAGAATGGCGAAGGCTTCTCGCTAAACGGGCGCAAGTTATTTGTGACGCCGGGCAGTGATGCTGACGGCTGGATTGTGTCGGCAGATTGCGACGGCACGTTGAAGTTGTTCTGGATTCCTGCAGCGACGCCCGGCCTGCGCTTGGTAGATGCGGTGCGGGTGGACGGCAATGTCATGTGTGAAATGACGCTGGATGGCGTTGACCTGTCCAGCGCAAACGTATTAGCTTCCGGTGCCGCAGCCCACAATGCTTTGTCCGTTGCAAACGATGCGGCGCGCATCGCGCAGGGAGCTGAGCTTTTAGGCGTCATGCGCCGTGCCTTGGCGATCACCATTGATTATTTAAACACACGTCAACAGTTTGGTAAGTTGATCGGCAGTTTTCAGGCGCTTAAGCACCGTGCCGTGGATGGTTATGTGCAGACCGAACTGGCGGCTAGTTGCCTGGCAGATGTATTGACCGCGCTTGATCAAGGCCACGTGCCGCGTGGAATATTAGCAAGTCGGGTGAAGGCACGTTGCGCACACGCTGCGCTGCTGGTAACGCGCATGGCGATTCAGTTGCATGGCGCTATGGGATACACCGATGAATGCGATATCGGCCTGTATTTAAAGCGTGCCTTGCATCTGTCGGCATGGCTTGGCAATGCGTCAGCTAACCGTCAACGTTATTCTGCATTACAACCGAGATTTACCGATGCTGTTGAGTCGGTTGCTGCGCCTTCGCTGATCCGTGACTTTCCGCATGATGCGGATTGGGATGCGATGCCCGAAGCTGAGTTCCGTGCGTTGGTGCGTGGATTTTTTGCGCAGCATTATCCAGAGCAATTGCGCAATATGCCGAGCCGCATGCACTGGAACGAGATGAAGGATTGGTACATGACGCTGTCGCGTCAAGGCTGGGTCGCACCTTCATGGCCGAAAAAATTTGGCGGTATGGGATTGGCGCCGGACAAGATGCTGGCGTGGGTCGACGAGCAGGAACAGTATGGCGTAGCGCGCTCGCCGGACATGGGTATCGTCATGATTGGGCCTTTGCTGATACAGCGCGGCAATGCGGCGCAACAGACCCAGTTTCTGCCGAAGATACTTTCCGGAGAGAATGTCTGGTGCCAAGGTTATTCTGAGCCGGGCGCGGGCTCTGATCTGGCATCGCTACGGACCGAAGCGTTGATCGACGGCGATGAGTTCGTCGTGACCGGAAATAAAACATGGGCGACGCTGGCGCAGGACGCCACCCATATGTTTACATTGGTGCGCACAGATAAAACGGCGAAGAAGCAGGCTGGGATTAGCTTTTTGCTGATTGACCTGAATACGCCTGGCGTGACGATTCGTCCAATCAAAGATATTGGTGGGCACGAAGATTTTTGCGAGGTATTCCTGGATCAGGTGCGGGTACCGTTTGCTAATCTGGTGGGCGAGCTTAATCAGGGTTGGGGAATTGCCAAGGCGTTGCTCGGTTTTGAGCGGATTTTTTTGGGCAGCCCGAAACAGTCGCAATATGCGCTCGCACAGCTTACGGCGCTGGCGGATGCGCGCGGCCTGTTTGCGGGTCCGGCTGCTTCGGCATTCATGGCACGGTACACCGAGTTACAGCTGGATGTGGCTGATTTGTGTGCAGCGTACGCCCACTTCGCTGATATCGTTAAGCGCGGCGAAGCGTTGCCGCCCGGCGTTTCCTTACTGAAAATCTGGGGCTCGGAGACTTATCAAAAAATCTGCATGATGTTGGTAGAAGCGGCCGACGAATATGGTGGCAGCGCCATCGCGGCCGATTTCGGTGGGCTAAAGCTGGATGTCGTATCGATGCTATTTACGTCAACACCCGCCACCATTTACGGCGGCAGCAGCGAAATACAGCGCGACATCATCGCTAAAAATGTGTTGCGTTTGCCGGATTGA
- a CDS encoding class I adenylate-forming enzyme family protein, whose amino-acid sequence MNATLQDVKRISDIPRYWAKASPDAIALNEPDQKQTVSYGVLWAAVEAAVELLRNSGVQSGDRVMLVSENCAAQIALLFAASELQAWPVIVNARLSEREIDVIRAHCVPRVMLFTCAISSDARAHAERYHATLADIDPLGMVAITTANPAALAEPMEMANDVAAMIYTSGTTGTPKGVMMRHEGLLHFAKLSSASRNMVQGDVAHAVLPISHIFGLATVLLATMYAGASLYLQPRFTAEGTLQALAEGGLSILQGVPTMFTRLLTLINATGGKVSAPKLRYVYAGGAPLDPTLKRDVEACFGLPMHHGYGMTEYAGSLFITNFDRPRSDCSSGEIVPGAELRIVSEQGVDQLPGVPGELWVRGPGTMRGYYLAPEQTAQALLPGGWLNTGDIGRTDPDGALFIVGRTKDLIICSGFNVYPIEVESVINTFPGVRLSAVVGRPIENCNEEVVAFVETDDSGQFDQAALQAFLKTSLSPYKRPVAIVQIAVIPTTISGKLLKQSLKLLAVEAS is encoded by the coding sequence ATGAACGCCACGCTTCAAGATGTCAAACGCATCAGTGATATTCCACGCTATTGGGCAAAGGCGTCGCCGGATGCTATCGCACTCAATGAGCCGGACCAGAAACAGACTGTCAGTTATGGGGTGTTGTGGGCGGCAGTCGAGGCCGCCGTTGAATTGTTGCGCAACAGCGGCGTTCAGTCCGGCGATCGCGTCATGCTGGTGAGTGAAAATTGTGCTGCGCAGATCGCCTTGCTGTTTGCCGCCTCTGAATTACAGGCATGGCCGGTTATTGTCAATGCCCGTTTGTCAGAGCGCGAAATCGACGTAATCCGTGCGCATTGTGTGCCACGCGTGATGTTGTTTACCTGCGCGATTTCCAGCGATGCGCGTGCGCATGCCGAGCGCTATCACGCGACCTTGGCCGATATTGATCCGCTAGGAATGGTCGCCATTACGACAGCCAACCCAGCAGCATTAGCAGAACCGATGGAGATGGCGAACGATGTCGCGGCGATGATCTACACCTCGGGAACCACCGGCACGCCAAAAGGCGTAATGATGCGTCACGAAGGTTTGCTCCATTTTGCAAAGCTTTCCAGTGCTTCGCGCAACATGGTGCAGGGTGACGTGGCGCATGCGGTGCTGCCGATCTCGCACATCTTTGGCCTTGCGACGGTGTTGCTGGCGACGATGTATGCCGGTGCCAGCCTGTATTTGCAGCCACGTTTTACTGCTGAGGGGACGTTGCAGGCATTGGCTGAAGGTGGTCTCTCGATCCTGCAAGGTGTTCCGACCATGTTCACCCGTTTGTTGACACTGATTAACGCGACCGGTGGCAAAGTATCTGCACCTAAATTGCGATATGTCTACGCTGGCGGTGCGCCGCTCGATCCGACCTTGAAGCGGGATGTCGAAGCCTGCTTTGGATTACCAATGCACCACGGTTACGGTATGACGGAATATGCTGGCTCACTTTTTATCACCAACTTTGATCGTCCCCGTAGCGATTGTTCATCCGGTGAAATCGTACCCGGCGCAGAGTTGCGCATTGTGAGTGAACAAGGCGTCGATCAGTTACCCGGCGTGCCTGGCGAGTTATGGGTGCGCGGTCCCGGCACCATGCGCGGTTATTACCTCGCTCCCGAACAGACAGCGCAAGCATTGTTGCCCGGGGGTTGGCTTAATACCGGCGACATAGGTCGTACCGATCCAGACGGTGCATTGTTTATCGTTGGTCGCACCAAAGACCTGATCATTTGTTCTGGTTTCAATGTTTATCCCATCGAAGTGGAATCAGTGATCAACACTTTCCCCGGCGTCCGGTTGTCTGCGGTGGTGGGACGTCCAATTGAGAATTGTAACGAAGAAGTGGTGGCGTTTGTAGAGACGGATGACAGTGGACAATTTGATCAGGCAGCGTTGCAGGCTTTTCTCAAAACCAGTTTATCCCCGTATAAAAGGCCGGTTGCGATTGTTCAAATTGCGGTCATTCCTACTACTATCAGTGGCAAGCTTTTGAAGCAAAGTTTAAAATTGCTGGCAGTCGAGGCATCTTAG
- a CDS encoding ABC transporter substrate-binding protein, whose translation MKFILKGALVKGSFALLSCVALSNAATAAEEILVGTELPLTGPNARAGKSELEGIMAAADQFNAKNGKYKIKIISIDNETQPAKAVAAVEKLASQQVVALTSGYGSNLVGPASVAAEKAGLVYITSGGTDEGLTGRGLKNFFRINNTPGYEKAMAGLFGVLNVKSVSLISSTKEAPTDLAKKMQARLTTAGVKVVMHPFDPAITDFKPIINKVKLQDKSEAIAMIGYENDYVGILRAAKVLKPDVKAMVGIWSLATVKMAQDFPDLMPNVFGMALLPYPTAFKTPEGVAFGTAYKRLFNAEPDYLGQFGYVQSQLLFDAIARAADKGTMKTGGIAEELRKSDRETLIGRVRFNDKGDNVAFLPSMGQHNNGKIVVVWPKEMATGPMVFPGVPW comes from the coding sequence ATGAAATTCATTTTAAAGGGTGCGTTAGTAAAAGGGTCGTTTGCGCTACTTTCCTGCGTGGCATTGTCTAACGCGGCCACCGCTGCCGAGGAGATTCTGGTCGGGACAGAACTGCCGCTTACGGGTCCAAATGCAAGGGCTGGTAAATCGGAGCTGGAGGGCATTATGGCTGCTGCAGATCAGTTCAATGCAAAGAACGGCAAATACAAGATCAAGATCATTAGCATCGATAACGAGACGCAACCAGCCAAGGCGGTGGCGGCGGTCGAAAAGCTGGCTAGTCAACAGGTGGTCGCGCTGACCAGCGGCTACGGATCCAATTTGGTCGGCCCTGCTTCGGTGGCGGCCGAGAAGGCGGGTTTGGTCTACATTACGTCGGGCGGTACGGACGAGGGATTGACGGGACGTGGCTTAAAGAATTTTTTCCGCATCAATAATACGCCAGGGTATGAAAAGGCAATGGCAGGATTATTCGGCGTGCTTAACGTCAAGTCGGTTTCGCTGATTAGTTCCACCAAGGAGGCGCCGACCGATCTGGCCAAAAAAATGCAGGCGCGCCTTACCACCGCAGGTGTCAAGGTCGTGATGCATCCGTTCGATCCGGCGATCACCGACTTCAAGCCAATTATTAACAAAGTAAAACTACAGGACAAATCCGAGGCGATCGCTATGATCGGCTATGAAAACGATTACGTCGGTATTCTTCGCGCAGCCAAGGTCCTCAAGCCGGACGTCAAGGCGATGGTGGGTATCTGGTCGTTAGCCACGGTCAAGATGGCGCAAGATTTTCCTGATTTGATGCCTAACGTGTTCGGTATGGCATTGTTGCCGTATCCGACCGCATTCAAAACGCCGGAAGGTGTTGCCTTTGGAACGGCTTATAAACGCTTATTTAATGCGGAGCCTGACTATCTGGGTCAGTTTGGTTACGTGCAATCGCAATTACTGTTTGATGCTATCGCACGCGCCGCCGACAAGGGTACTATGAAGACCGGCGGCATCGCCGAGGAACTACGCAAAAGTGATCGCGAAACGCTGATCGGGCGAGTACGGTTCAATGATAAGGGTGACAATGTTGCGTTCTTACCGAGTATGGGACAGCACAACAACGGCAAGATTGTCGTGGTGTGGCCAAAGGAAATGGCGACTGGACCAATGGTATTTCCTGGCGTGCCCTGGTAA